From a region of the Takifugu flavidus isolate HTHZ2018 chromosome 18, ASM371156v2, whole genome shotgun sequence genome:
- the glis2b gene encoding zinc finger protein GLIS2b isoform X1, which yields MEVGGQQVVAMLSLDEPLDLKLPRRPSGRDRGARSPSLSPLHPRQSRQLLMADDGTAVIEPASPDSPHTGVQVEPPYRTDTPTPPAVDLSMSPSSRHTPSSPEMTNGNYIPSGNSHLSQAFQFFVPVGAGAGLHLPSSMFVGQMSDKRASPELSADEQLACRWRKCHLLFDSLQDLVDHVNDFHVKPEKDSGYCCHWEGCARKGRGFNARYKMLIHIRTHTNEKPHRCPTCNKSFSRLENLKIHNRSHTGEKPYICPYEGCNKRYSNSSDRFKHTRTHYVDKPYYCKMVGCLKRYTDPSSLRKHIKAHGHFVAQEHGSPGGPGSGLRGSPSGGLANDVGKESEMSYVSAAHIIIPGAAAALLGGHALQGLGGGLPLSPLSPQPLDLSALGCPSSPPGNVGPILSFNTSPLGLTKSTLLSSAFPTASLGLPMVPMLGTPSDRRTLGQQAKKGRGEDVKKELTGGVLNLSTGVSHDPMSWVVIPPGTVVLKPAVVN from the exons GTGGGAGGTCAGCAGGTTGTTGCGATGCTCTCCCTGGACGAGCCTCTGGACCTGAAGCTCCCCCGGCGGCCCAGCgggagggacagaggagcgCGCTCGCCATCCCTCTCCCCGCTGCACCCGAGACAATCTCGCCAGCTGCTCATGGCGGATGATGGCACTGCGGTCATAGAGCCTGCCTCCCCAGACTCCCCTCACACAG GTGTACAGGTGGAGCCTCCCTATCGAACCGACACCCCTACTCCCCCCGCAGTGGACCTGAGCatgtccccctcctcccggCACACTCCCAGCTCCCCAGAAATGACCAACGGCAACTACATCCCTTCAGGC AATTCTCACCTCTCACAGGCCTTTCAGTTCTTTGTGCCCGTGGGGGCTGGGGCGGGGCTTCACCTCCCATCCTCCATGTTCGTTGGCCAAATGAGCGACAAGCGAGCCTCCCCCGAACTGTCAGCCGATGAACAGCTGGCCTGCCGCTGGAGGAAG TGTCACCTGCTGTTCGACTCCCTGCAAGACCTGGTGGATCACGTCAACGACTTCCACGTGAAACCCGAAAAGGATTCTGGGTACTGCTGTCACTGGGAGGGCTGTGCTCGCAAAGGGAGGGGCTTCAATGCAAG GTACAAGATGCTGATCCACATCCGCACCCACACCAATGAGAAGCCTCACCGCTGTCCCACCTGCAACAAGAGCTTCTCACGCCTGGAGAACCTCAAGATACACAACCGGTCGCACACAG GGGAGAAGCCGTACATCTGTCCTTACGAGGGTTGCAACAAGCGTTACTCCAACTCCAGCGACCGCTTcaagcacacacgcacgcactatGTGGACAAACCCTATTACTGTAAGATGGTAGGCTGCCTGAAGCGCTACACAGACCCCAGCTCTCTCCGCAAGCACATCAAGGCCCACGGTCACTTTGTGGCTCAGGAGCATGGTTCCCCCGGTGGGCCGGGCTCAGGGCTGAGAGGCAGTCCGAGCGGCGGGCTCGCTAACGACGTAGGGAAGGAGTCGGAGATGTCCTACGTGAGCGCGGCCCACATTATCATCCCTGGGGCGGCGGCTGCTCTTCTGGGAGGTCATGCCCTGCAGGGTCTTGGTGGTGGTCTACCCCTCTCCCCTCTGAGTCCTCAGCCGCTGGACCTCAGCGCACTGGGTTGCCCAAGCTCACCTCCTGGCAATGTGGGACCAATTTTGTCCTTCAACACCTCTCCCCTGGGTCTGACCAAGTCCACCCTGCTCTCCTCTGCATTCCCCACTGCGTCCTTGGGCTTGCCCATGGTGCCCATGCTGGGTACGCCATCTGACCGCAGAACCCTGGGCCAGCAGGCcaagaaggggaggggggaggacgtaAAGAAAGAGCTGACTGGGGGGGTCTTGAACCTCTCTACAGGGGTGTCTCATGATCCCATGTCATGGGTGGTCATCCCCCCAGGCACTGTGGTGCTCAAGCCAGCTGTGGTTAACTGA
- the glis2b gene encoding zinc finger protein GLIS2b isoform X2, whose product MEVGGQQVVAMLSLDEPLDLKLPRRPSGRDRGARSPSLSPLHPRQSRQLLMADDGTAVIEPASPDSPHTGVQVEPPYRTDTPTPPAVDLSMSPSSRHTPSSPEMTNGNYIPSGAFQFFVPVGAGAGLHLPSSMFVGQMSDKRASPELSADEQLACRWRKCHLLFDSLQDLVDHVNDFHVKPEKDSGYCCHWEGCARKGRGFNARYKMLIHIRTHTNEKPHRCPTCNKSFSRLENLKIHNRSHTGEKPYICPYEGCNKRYSNSSDRFKHTRTHYVDKPYYCKMVGCLKRYTDPSSLRKHIKAHGHFVAQEHGSPGGPGSGLRGSPSGGLANDVGKESEMSYVSAAHIIIPGAAAALLGGHALQGLGGGLPLSPLSPQPLDLSALGCPSSPPGNVGPILSFNTSPLGLTKSTLLSSAFPTASLGLPMVPMLGTPSDRRTLGQQAKKGRGEDVKKELTGGVLNLSTGVSHDPMSWVVIPPGTVVLKPAVVN is encoded by the exons GTGGGAGGTCAGCAGGTTGTTGCGATGCTCTCCCTGGACGAGCCTCTGGACCTGAAGCTCCCCCGGCGGCCCAGCgggagggacagaggagcgCGCTCGCCATCCCTCTCCCCGCTGCACCCGAGACAATCTCGCCAGCTGCTCATGGCGGATGATGGCACTGCGGTCATAGAGCCTGCCTCCCCAGACTCCCCTCACACAG GTGTACAGGTGGAGCCTCCCTATCGAACCGACACCCCTACTCCCCCCGCAGTGGACCTGAGCatgtccccctcctcccggCACACTCCCAGCTCCCCAGAAATGACCAACGGCAACTACATCCCTTCAGGC GCCTTTCAGTTCTTTGTGCCCGTGGGGGCTGGGGCGGGGCTTCACCTCCCATCCTCCATGTTCGTTGGCCAAATGAGCGACAAGCGAGCCTCCCCCGAACTGTCAGCCGATGAACAGCTGGCCTGCCGCTGGAGGAAG TGTCACCTGCTGTTCGACTCCCTGCAAGACCTGGTGGATCACGTCAACGACTTCCACGTGAAACCCGAAAAGGATTCTGGGTACTGCTGTCACTGGGAGGGCTGTGCTCGCAAAGGGAGGGGCTTCAATGCAAG GTACAAGATGCTGATCCACATCCGCACCCACACCAATGAGAAGCCTCACCGCTGTCCCACCTGCAACAAGAGCTTCTCACGCCTGGAGAACCTCAAGATACACAACCGGTCGCACACAG GGGAGAAGCCGTACATCTGTCCTTACGAGGGTTGCAACAAGCGTTACTCCAACTCCAGCGACCGCTTcaagcacacacgcacgcactatGTGGACAAACCCTATTACTGTAAGATGGTAGGCTGCCTGAAGCGCTACACAGACCCCAGCTCTCTCCGCAAGCACATCAAGGCCCACGGTCACTTTGTGGCTCAGGAGCATGGTTCCCCCGGTGGGCCGGGCTCAGGGCTGAGAGGCAGTCCGAGCGGCGGGCTCGCTAACGACGTAGGGAAGGAGTCGGAGATGTCCTACGTGAGCGCGGCCCACATTATCATCCCTGGGGCGGCGGCTGCTCTTCTGGGAGGTCATGCCCTGCAGGGTCTTGGTGGTGGTCTACCCCTCTCCCCTCTGAGTCCTCAGCCGCTGGACCTCAGCGCACTGGGTTGCCCAAGCTCACCTCCTGGCAATGTGGGACCAATTTTGTCCTTCAACACCTCTCCCCTGGGTCTGACCAAGTCCACCCTGCTCTCCTCTGCATTCCCCACTGCGTCCTTGGGCTTGCCCATGGTGCCCATGCTGGGTACGCCATCTGACCGCAGAACCCTGGGCCAGCAGGCcaagaaggggaggggggaggacgtaAAGAAAGAGCTGACTGGGGGGGTCTTGAACCTCTCTACAGGGGTGTCTCATGATCCCATGTCATGGGTGGTCATCCCCCCAGGCACTGTGGTGCTCAAGCCAGCTGTGGTTAACTGA
- the glis2b gene encoding zinc finger protein GLIS2b isoform X3: MLSLDEPLDLKLPRRPSGRDRGARSPSLSPLHPRQSRQLLMADDGTAVIEPASPDSPHTGVQVEPPYRTDTPTPPAVDLSMSPSSRHTPSSPEMTNGNYIPSGNSHLSQAFQFFVPVGAGAGLHLPSSMFVGQMSDKRASPELSADEQLACRWRKCHLLFDSLQDLVDHVNDFHVKPEKDSGYCCHWEGCARKGRGFNARYKMLIHIRTHTNEKPHRCPTCNKSFSRLENLKIHNRSHTGEKPYICPYEGCNKRYSNSSDRFKHTRTHYVDKPYYCKMVGCLKRYTDPSSLRKHIKAHGHFVAQEHGSPGGPGSGLRGSPSGGLANDVGKESEMSYVSAAHIIIPGAAAALLGGHALQGLGGGLPLSPLSPQPLDLSALGCPSSPPGNVGPILSFNTSPLGLTKSTLLSSAFPTASLGLPMVPMLGTPSDRRTLGQQAKKGRGEDVKKELTGGVLNLSTGVSHDPMSWVVIPPGTVVLKPAVVN; this comes from the exons ATGCTCTCCCTGGACGAGCCTCTGGACCTGAAGCTCCCCCGGCGGCCCAGCgggagggacagaggagcgCGCTCGCCATCCCTCTCCCCGCTGCACCCGAGACAATCTCGCCAGCTGCTCATGGCGGATGATGGCACTGCGGTCATAGAGCCTGCCTCCCCAGACTCCCCTCACACAG GTGTACAGGTGGAGCCTCCCTATCGAACCGACACCCCTACTCCCCCCGCAGTGGACCTGAGCatgtccccctcctcccggCACACTCCCAGCTCCCCAGAAATGACCAACGGCAACTACATCCCTTCAGGC AATTCTCACCTCTCACAGGCCTTTCAGTTCTTTGTGCCCGTGGGGGCTGGGGCGGGGCTTCACCTCCCATCCTCCATGTTCGTTGGCCAAATGAGCGACAAGCGAGCCTCCCCCGAACTGTCAGCCGATGAACAGCTGGCCTGCCGCTGGAGGAAG TGTCACCTGCTGTTCGACTCCCTGCAAGACCTGGTGGATCACGTCAACGACTTCCACGTGAAACCCGAAAAGGATTCTGGGTACTGCTGTCACTGGGAGGGCTGTGCTCGCAAAGGGAGGGGCTTCAATGCAAG GTACAAGATGCTGATCCACATCCGCACCCACACCAATGAGAAGCCTCACCGCTGTCCCACCTGCAACAAGAGCTTCTCACGCCTGGAGAACCTCAAGATACACAACCGGTCGCACACAG GGGAGAAGCCGTACATCTGTCCTTACGAGGGTTGCAACAAGCGTTACTCCAACTCCAGCGACCGCTTcaagcacacacgcacgcactatGTGGACAAACCCTATTACTGTAAGATGGTAGGCTGCCTGAAGCGCTACACAGACCCCAGCTCTCTCCGCAAGCACATCAAGGCCCACGGTCACTTTGTGGCTCAGGAGCATGGTTCCCCCGGTGGGCCGGGCTCAGGGCTGAGAGGCAGTCCGAGCGGCGGGCTCGCTAACGACGTAGGGAAGGAGTCGGAGATGTCCTACGTGAGCGCGGCCCACATTATCATCCCTGGGGCGGCGGCTGCTCTTCTGGGAGGTCATGCCCTGCAGGGTCTTGGTGGTGGTCTACCCCTCTCCCCTCTGAGTCCTCAGCCGCTGGACCTCAGCGCACTGGGTTGCCCAAGCTCACCTCCTGGCAATGTGGGACCAATTTTGTCCTTCAACACCTCTCCCCTGGGTCTGACCAAGTCCACCCTGCTCTCCTCTGCATTCCCCACTGCGTCCTTGGGCTTGCCCATGGTGCCCATGCTGGGTACGCCATCTGACCGCAGAACCCTGGGCCAGCAGGCcaagaaggggaggggggaggacgtaAAGAAAGAGCTGACTGGGGGGGTCTTGAACCTCTCTACAGGGGTGTCTCATGATCCCATGTCATGGGTGGTCATCCCCCCAGGCACTGTGGTGCTCAAGCCAGCTGTGGTTAACTGA
- the LOC130514852 gene encoding mitochondrial import inner membrane translocase subunit tim16-like isoform X2: protein MAKYLAQIIVMGAQVVGRAFARALQQEFAASQAAAQARNRSAQQSAAASSITGMSLQEAQQILNISTLDPEEIQKKYEHLFKVNDKSVGGSFYLQSKVVRAKERLEEELSIQTPEEKQQKTET, encoded by the exons atg GCGAAGTATCTTGCCCAGATCATCGTGATGGGCGCTCAGGTGGTGGGACGTGCATTTGCTCGTGCCTTACAACAGGAATTTGCAG ccagccaggcagcagcCCAGGCCAGAAACCGCTCAGCTCAGCAGTCCGCCGCCGCCTCCAGCATCACTGGGATGAGTCTACAAGAGGCTCAGCAGATCCTAAACATCTCTACACTCGACCCCGAGGAGATTCAGAAG AAGTACGAACACCTTTTTAAAGTCAATGACAAGTCAGTGGGCGGTTCATTTTATCTGCAATCAAAA GTAGTGCGGGCGAAAGAGCGTCTGGAGGAGGAATTAAGTATTCAGACAccagaagaaaagcagcagaaaacagaaacatga